In the Sphingobium sp. Z007 genome, GCTTTTGCGGTCGATTGCCTTTTCGACGTCGGCGCCAATCGCGGCCAATATGCGACGACGGCGCGCAGGGATGCAGGTTATAAGGGGCTGATCCTCTCGTTCGAACCGAACCCGAACGTCTTTGCCGAACTGCAAAAGCAGGCGGCGTCCGACCGGCACTGGCATGTCTTCAACATGGCCCTGTCCGATTTCGACGGCACGGCGAGTTTCAACATCATGGCCGCCGACCAGTTCAGCTCGCTCAAAAAGCCATCTGACGCGCAGGACGCTATCTTTGTCGACCGCAACAAGGTGACGAAGACGGTGGAGATGCAATGCCGCCGCCTCGACACGCTGCTGCCCGAACTGACGGCGCAGCATGGCTTTGCACGTCCCTTCCTGAAAATGGATACGCAGGGCCATGACCTCTCCGTCTGCGAAGGCGCAGGTGATGTCCTGACCACCATGCTGGGAATCCAGACCGAACTGGGCGTCCGCCCTATCTATGAAGGCGGCGCCGGTTATCGGGTGATGATCGACTGGTTGGAGGCGCGGGGCTTCGTGCCGTCCGCCTTCTTCGCCAATAATAAGGGGCATTTCCCAAAACTGGTCGAAATGGACGGCATTTTCGTCAACCGGACCCTGGTTCAGGCCTGACCATGGGGCAGGGGAGCCGCATCGTCAGCGCCCGCCGCCTGTTTCTGGCGGGCGCGATCGGGCTGGCGTTGTGGCTGGGCGCGACCTTCCTGTGGCACGTCACCTATCGGCAGGGCATCAGCCTGGCGGTGATCCTGCTGCTGGACCAGGATTTCCCCGCCCTGTTCGGATCGCTGCTGTTGCTGGCCCTGGCCGCGCCGTGGGCGGAGGGGAGGGGTATCACCCTCCCACGCCCCACCGCCCGGATCGTCGTGCCGCTGATCGTGCTTCTGGGCATGGCCGCCTGGGCAGGCCACTACGCCCTGTTTCAGGATTATGCGATCAGCCGGGACGAAGAAGTCGCCCGCTTCGCCGCCGCCTATATGCGCGAAGGACTGTTCGCGCGCCCCATCCCGGTCGAATGGGAACCCTATCGCCGCGCGATCATGCCGGAATTTTTCTCCCCCTTCGGCGCGGCGGATTATTGGACGGCGGCCTATCTGCCGGTGAACAGCGCGATCCAGGCGCTATTCTGGCAATTAGGCGATCCCAACCTGGCTGGCCCGGCGCTATTGATGGCGGGCCTGTTCGCGCTATGGCGCGTGGCGCTGCACCTGATGCCTGACCGTCCCGACGCGGTCTGGGTCACGATATTGCTGGGCTTCTCGTCCAGTCAGCTTTGGGTCACGGCGATGACCCCCTATGCCATGACCGGCCATT is a window encoding:
- a CDS encoding FkbM family methyltransferase, which produces MNRYRRELSDRILALRLAAAGRVHQYPEIQALKRFLSAFAVDCLFDVGANRGQYATTARRDAGYKGLILSFEPNPNVFAELQKQAASDRHWHVFNMALSDFDGTASFNIMAADQFSSLKKPSDAQDAIFVDRNKVTKTVEMQCRRLDTLLPELTAQHGFARPFLKMDTQGHDLSVCEGAGDVLTTMLGIQTELGVRPIYEGGAGYRVMIDWLEARGFVPSAFFANNKGHFPKLVEMDGIFVNRTLVQA